Part of the Pseudomonas baltica genome is shown below.
ATCGCCAGCTGGATCGCCTTGCGTTTCTGCTGCTCGGAGCGGCGGGTGAAATACCAGACGATAAAGGTGAAGGTCGACACCACCAGCAAAATCAAGCTGGCCACCGCGTTGATCTCCGGCTTCACGCCCAGGCGCACCGCCGAGAACACTTCCATGGGCAACGTGGTCGAGCCCGGCCCCGAGACGAAACTGGCCAGTACCAGGTCGTCGAGGGACAAGGCGAACGACATCATCGCCCCCGCCGCCAGCGACGGCGCGATCATCGGGATGGTGATCAGCAGGAACACCTTCCATGGCCGCGCGCCGAGGTCCATGGCCGCCTCTTCGATAGACAGGTCCAGCTCGCGCAGGCGCGACGACACCACCACCGCCACATACGCGGTGCAAAACGTGGTGTGGGCGATCCAGATGGTCATCAGCCCGCGCTCTTGCGGCCAGCCGATCCATTGCGCCATCGCCACGAACAGCAGCAGCAACGAAAGACCGGTGATCACGTCCGGCATCACCAGCGGCGCGGTGACCATACCGCCGAACAGCGTACGCCCCTTGAAGTGCGGCACCCGCGTCAGCACAAAGGCCGCCAGGGTGCCAAGGATGACCGCCGACACCGCCGTGCACGCGGCGATCTGCAACGAACGGCCCACCGAGGTGATCAACTGCGTGTTGTCGAGCAAGCCGGTGTACCAGCTCACCGACCAGCCGCCCCACACCGTCACGAGCCGCGAGGCATTGAACGAATAGATCACCAGAATCAGCATGGGCAGATAGATGAACAGCAGCCCCACTACCAGCATGAACCGCGAGAACTTGAAGCCTTTCATATCTTGCCCTCCAGTTCCTTGGCCTGACTGCGGTTGAACAGCACGATCGGGATGATCAGGATCGCCAGCATCACCACCGCCAGCGCCGACGCCACCGGCCAGTCGCGGTTGTTGAAGAACTCTTGCCACAGCACGCGGCCGATCATCAGGGTTTCCGGGCCGCCTAGCAGCTCAGGAATGACGAACTCGCCGACCACCGGAATGAACACCAGCATGCAGCCGGCGATGATGCCGTTCTTGGACAGCGGCACGGTAATCTTCCAGAAACTGTTGAAGGTGCTCGAGCCCAGGTCGGAGGCCGCCTCCAGCAAGCTTTGATCGTGCTTCACCAGGTTGGCAAACAGCGGCAGAATCATGAAAGGCAGGTACGAATAGACAATGCCGATGTACACCGCCAGGTTGGTGTTGAGGATCTCGATCGGCTGGCTGGTGATGCCTGTCCACATCAAAAAGCCGTTGAGCAGGCCGTTGTTGCTGAGGATACCCATCCAGGCGTAGACGCGAATGAGGATGGCGGTCCAGGTCGGCATCATGATCAACAGCAACAGGACCGTCTGGCTTTCCTTCTTGGCCGTCGACATGGCGTAGGCCATCGGATAGCCGATCAACAGGCACAGCAGCGTGCTGATAAAGGCCATCTTCAACGAGCCCAGATAGGCATCGATGTACAGATCGTCGCCGCTCAGCAGCAGGTAGTTGCCCATGTTCAGGGCGATCTGCAGCTTGTCGTCGAGGTAGGTGAGGATTTCGGTGTAGGGCGGAATCGCCACGTCGGCTTCGGCGAAGCTGATCTTCAGGACGATGAAGAACGGCAGCATGAAGAACAGGAACAGCCAGATGAACGGCACGCCGATGACCGCCTGACGCCCGTTGGGCAGCAGGCGGCCGAGGCGGCGCTTGAGAGTGGAGTGGTCTGTCATGAGCGCAGTACCACGCCGCTGTCATCCTCCCACCAGACGAACACTTCATCGTCCCAGGTCGGTCGTGCGCTCAGGCGCTCGGCGTTGGCGACGAAAGACTGCACCAACTTGCCGCAGGGCAATTGCACGTGGAAAACCGAATGACCGCCCAGGTAGGCGATGTCGTGGACCTTGCCGCGCGACCAGTTGTATTCGTGGGCCGGCTGAGTGGTGGTGACCAGCAGTTTTTCCGGGCGAATGGCGTAGGTCACACGCTTGTCCTGCACCGAGGTGCTGACGCCGTGGCCTACGTAGATGCTGCGTTCCAGCTCCGGGCTGGCGATCAGCGCGTGGCCTTCCATGTCCTCGATCACTTCGCCGTCGAACAGGTTGACGTTGCCGATGAACTCGCACACCAGGCGACTGGTGGGGGTTTCATAGATATCGATGGGGCTGCCGATCTGGGCGATCCAGCCCAAGTGCATGATGGCGATGCGTTGGGCCATGGTCATGGCCTCTTCCTGGTCGTGGGTCACCATGACGCAGGTCACGCCGACGCGCTCGATGATCTCGACCAGTTCGAGCTGCATCTGCGAACGCAGTTTCTTGTCCAGTGCGCCCATGGGCTCGTCGAGCAGCAGCAGTTTCGGGCGCTTGGCCAACGACCGGGCCAGGGCCACGCGCTGGCGCTGGCCACCCGATAGTTGATGGGGTTTGCGCTTTGCGTACTGGCTCATCTGCACCAGCTTGAGCATCTCCGCGACCCGGGCGTCGATTTCGGCGGAAGAGATCTTGTCCTGCTTGAGGCCGAAGGCGATGTTCTGCGCCACGGTCATGTGCGGGAACAGCGCGTAGGACTGAAACATCATGTTGATCGGACGCTCGTACGGCGGCATGTCGGTGATATCGATGCCGTCGAGGAAGATCCGCCCTTCGGTGGGCCGCTCGAAGCCGGCGAGCATGCGCAGCAGCGTCGACTTGCCGGAACCCGATCCACCGAGCAAGGCGAATATTTCGCCCTTTTTGATTTCCAGCGACACGTCGTCCACGGCGATCGTCTCATCGAACTTCTTCGTTACCCGATCGATCTTGACCAACACCTGCTTGGGTGTCCGGTCGCCTTCGAGGGCTTTCTTATAGGCGCTGGAGGCAACGGCCATTAACGAGATTCTCCACAAAAATGGGTGGCCTGCGCCCTGGCGCAGGCCGATAGCTATTACTTGCCGGTCTTGACCTTGGTCCAGCTGCGGGTCATGACGCGTTGAATCTTGGGTGGCAACTCAGTGCTCACGTACATCTTGTCGAGCACCGCCTGAGACGGGTACACGGTCGGATCGCTGTGCACCTTGGCGTCCATGAACTCGATGGATTTCGGCGTCGGGTTGGCATAGCCCACATAGTCACTGACCTTGGCGATCACCTCAGGTTGCAGGATGTAGTTGATGTAGGCGTGGGCCTCCTTGACGTTTTGCGAGTCCGCCGGGATGGCCAGCATGTCGAACCACAGCGCACCGCCCTCTTTGGGGATGGCGTAGGCGATGTTGACGTTCTTTCCGGCCTCCTTGGCACGTGCGCGGGCCTGAAATACGTCGCCCGAGAAGCCCGCAGCAACGCAGATATCGCCATTGGCAAGGTCGGTGATGTATTTGGACGAGTTGAAGTAGGTGACGTACGGGCGTACGGCCATCAGCTTGGCTTCAACCTTCTTGTAGTCTTCGGGATTGGTGCTGTTGGGATCCAGACCCATGTAGTTGAGGACCGTGGGGATCATTTCGTCGGCGGAATCGAGGAAGGCCACGCCGCACTTGGAGAGCTTCTTGATGTTCTCAGGCTCGAACAGCACGGCCCAGGAATCGATGTGGTCGACGCCCAGGGCCTTTTTGACCTTGTCGATGTTATAGCCGATGCCGTTGGTGCCCCACAGGTACGGCACCGCATATTGGTTGCCAGGGTCGTTGGCCTCGAGGCGCTTCATCAGTGCCGGGTCGAGGTTCTGCCAGTTGGGCAACTGCGAGCGGTCGAGCTTCTGGAACGCCCCTGCCTTGATCTGCTTGCCCAGGAAGTGGTTGGACGGCACCACCACGTCATAGCCGGTACGCCCGGCGAGCAGCTTGCCTTCGAGGGTTTCGTTGGAGTCGAACACATCCTGGATCGGCTTGATGCCGGTGGCTTTTTCAAAATCGCTCAGGGTGGTTTCGCCGATGTAATCGGACCAATTATAAATATGCACGGTGGGCGCGGCCTGGGTGCTCAGGGCCAGCGTCAGACCGGCACTTGCCAGCAATGCCTTGCGAAATAAAGAAATAGCCAAGTGGGAGATCCTCTCAATGTGCTGTTGTCAGGCGCCATTCGGCCGGCCGAACTGCAAAAATCGGCGTACCGTACATTTGAAAAACTCTTCCAGCAAAAAAAATTGCTTGTTTACCCTGAATGACCAGGCACCGAAGCGCCTGGCCATTGATCGAATCCGGTTTATTTACCGGTCTTGATCGCCGTCCAGGCACGCGTCATTTCGCGCTGGGTAGCGGCAGGCAGGTCGGCGATGGCGTACAGCTTGGCTTGCACGTCGGCCGGTGGATAGATGCCCTTGTCTTCGCGGATGTCCTCGTTGACCAGTGGAGTCGCAGCCTCGTTACCGTTCGGGTAGGAAACGGCGTTGGAGATTTCCGCCATGACTTCCGGCTGCAGCAGGAAGTTCATGAACTTGTAGGCGCCCTCGACGTTTTCGGCATCCTTGGGAATGGCGACCATGTCATAGAAGCTGCCCGCACCTTCTTTCGGAATGCTGTAGTTGATCTTGACCTTGCCACCGGCTTCGGCGGCACGGGACTTGGCCTGGAAGATGTCACCCGAATAACCGACGGCTACGCAGATGTTGCCGTTGGCCAGGTCAGAGATGTACTTGGAGGAGTGGAAGTAGGCGACGTCCTTGCGAACGTTCTTGATGTAGAGGTTCTTCGCTTCTTCGATCTGCTTCTTGTCCTGGGAATCGGTCGGGTAGCCCAGGTACTTGAGCGCGATCGGCAGCATCTCGGTGGGTGAATCGAGGAAGCTGATGCCGCAGCCCTTGAGCTTGTCGGCGTATTCAGGCTTGAACAGCAGGTCCCAGGAATTGGTCGGTGCGTTGTCGCCCAGCGCAGCCTTGACCTTGTCCGGGTTGTAGCCGATGCCGATGGTGCCCCACAGGTACGGGAAGGCGTGCTTGTTGTCCGGGTCGCTGACGGCCACGGCCTTGAGCAGGTTCTTGTTGAGGTTGCCGTAGTTGCTCAGCTTGGACTTGTCCAGTTCGAGGTACACGCCGGCCTTGATCTGCTTGGCCAGGAAGTTGTTCGACGGCACGACGATGTCGTAACCGGATTTGCCGGCCAGCAACTTGGCTTCAAGGGTTTCGTTGCTGTCATACACGTCGTAGACAACCTTGATCCCTGTCGCCGCCTCGAATTTCTTGGTGGTGTCCGGCGCGATGTAATCGGACCAGTTGTAGACGTGCAGGATTTTATCGTCAGCGTGCGCGACACCAGCGACCACACCCAGCAGGGACACGGCGAGGAGGGACTTGCCAAATTTCTTCATGCGTAATGCTCCAGATTCTTTTAGGTCGATCACGTGTGTTCGAGCGGGGAGCCCCCAACAACCCTTGCGCCCCGCCGGCAAGCCTAGCATTTAGCCATTCACCGCTTCGAGCGTCAGGTCGAGGCATTTGCGTGCCTTGTCGAGCAGCTCGTCAATTTCAGCCTTGGTAATCACCAGCGACGGCGCGATGATCATCGTGTCACCGACAGCCCGCATGATCAGGCCGTTGTCGAAGCAGAACTGGCGGCAGATCATGCCGACCCCCAAGCCTTCGTAACGGGCCCGAGTGGCCTTGTCACGGACCAGTTCGATCGCCCCCAGCAGCCCCAGGCCGCGGACTTCGCCCACCAATGGGTGGTCAGCAAGTTCGCGCAAACGCTTTTGCAAATAGGGTGCCGTTTCTTCTCTGACACGCGTGACTATTTGTTCGTCGCGCAGGATGCGGATGTTCTCCAGCGCCACGGCCGCCGCTACCGGGTGGCCGGAATAGGTGAAGCCGTGGTTGAAGTCACCGCCCTCGCTGATGACCTTGACCACCGTGTCGCGCACGATCACCCCGCCCATGGGGATATAGCCCGAGGTCAGGCCCTTGGCAATGGTCATGAGATCGGGTTGCAGGTCGTAGTAGTCGCTGCCGAACCACTCGCCGGTGCGGCCGAAACCGCAGATCACTTCGTCGGCCACGAAGAGGATGTCGTACTTGGCGAGGATTTCCTTGATCTTCGGCCAGTAGCTGTCCGGCGGGATGATCACGCCGCCGGCGCCCTGAATCGGCTCGGCGATGAACGCCGCGACGTTTGCTTCGCCGACCTCGAGGATTTTCTTTTCCAGCTCCTCCGCGGCCCAGATGCCGAAGGCCTCGGGGGTCATGTCGCCGCCTTCGCCAAACCAGTACGGCTGCGCGATATGGACGATGCCGGGGATCGGCAGGTCGCCCTGTTCATGCATGCCCACCATGCCGCCCAGACTGGCGCCAGCCACGGTGGAGCCGTGGTAACCGTTGATGCGGCTGATGATGACTTTTTTCTGCGGCTGGCCCTTGAGCGCCCAGTAATGGCGAACCAGGCGCAGCACAGTATCGTTGCCTTCGGAACCGGAGCCGGTAAAGAACACGTGGCTCATGCCGGCAGGCGCCAGCTCGGCCACCACCTTGGCCAGTTCCAGCACCGGCGGGTGAGCGGTCTGGAAAAACAGGTTGTAGTACGGCAGCTCGCGCATCTGTCTGGCGGCGACATCTGCCAGCTCGTCACGCCCGTAGCCGATGGCCACGCACCAGAGCCCGGCCATGCCGTCGAGAATCTTGTGGCCTTCGCTGTCCCAGAGGTGCACGCCCTTGGCGTGGGTGATGATCCTCGGGCCTTTCTCCTTGAGCTGCTGGTAATCGCTGAAGGGTGCCAGATGGTGGTCGCTGCTGAGCTCCTGCCACTGACGGGTTTGCGGGTTGCTGGTGACGCTCATTGCAGGCTCCTTGTGAAAGGCCCGCCAGCCAAGGCGGGCCCGCTGCGATCAGACGGCGAACAGCAGGAACTCGCGTTCCCACGAACTGATCACGCGCTTGAAGTTTTCGTGCTCGGCGCGCTTGGCGGCGACGTAGCCGATGATGAATTTGCGCCCGAGGTATTTCTCGATGGTCTTGCTGTTTTCCATGCGCTCCAGCGCGTCTTCGATGGTCAACGGCAGGCGCAGGTTACGGCGCTCGTAGCCACGGCCATGCACCGGCGCGCTCGGGTTGAGGCCCTCGACCATACCGATGTAGCCGCACAGCAGGCTGGCGGCGATGGCCAGATAGGGATTGGCGTCGGCGCCCGGCAGGCGGTTTTCGACGCGGCGGTTCTGCGGCACGGCGTCCGGGACGCGCAGGCCCACGGTGCGGTTCTCGACGCCCCATTCGACGTTGACCGGCGCCGAGGTGTCGGGCAGGAAGCGGCGGAACGAGTTGACGTTGGGGGCGAACAGCGGCAACAGCTCGGGGATGAATTTTTGCAGGCCGCCGATGTGGTGCAGGAACAGCTCGCTCATGCTGCCGTCTTCGTTGGCGAAGATGTTCTTGCCGGTGTTCAGGTCGACGATGCTCTGGTGCAGATGCATGGCACTGCCGGGCTCGCCGGTCATGGGCTTGGCCATGAAGGTGGCGGCGACGTTGTGCTTGAGCGCGGCCTCGCGCATGGTGCGCTTGAACACCAGAATCTGGTCGGCCAGCGCCAGGGCATTGCCGTGACGGAAGTTGATCTCCATCTGCGCCGTGCCGTCTTCGTGAATCAGCGTGTCGAGGTCCAGGTTCTGGGCCTCGCACCAATCGTAGACATCCTCGAACAGCGGATCGAATTCGTTGGCGGCCTCGATGGAGAACGACTGGCGGCCGGTCTCGGGGCGCCCGGAACGGCCGATTGGCGGCTGCAGCGGGAAGTCCGGATCGTCACAGCGCTTGGTCAGGTAAAACTCCATTTCCGGCGCGACGATGGGCTGCCAGCCTCGGTCGGTATAGAGCTTGAGGACTTTCTTGAGCACGTTGCGCGGCGACAGCTCGATGGGGTTGCCCTGCTTGTCATAAGTGTCATGGATCACCTGAGCCGTCGGCTCGATGGCCCAGGGCACGAGAAACACCGCGTTCTCGTCAGGGCGGCAGATCATGTCGATATCGGCCGGGTCGAGCAGTTCGTAGTAGATGTCGTCTTCGACGTAATCACCGGTGACCGTCTGCAGCAGTACGCTCTCCGGCAAGCGCATGCCCTTCTCGGCGATGAACTTGTTGGTCGGCGATATCTTGCCGCGGGTGATACCGGTCAGGTCGCTGATCAGGCATTCGACTTCGGTAATCTTGTGCTGTTTCAACCAATCGGTGAGCTGGTCGAGGTTGGCGCTCATAAAGACCTCAGGACTTCAAGAAGCCCGGCCATGGGCGGCGCGGGCGCTGTTTGACGCAGATGCGTCGGTGGGTGCTGCAGAACTTCTGCTTACCGCTCAAGGCTATTAGCCCCGCGCTGAAAAATACGTCATTACCGCGTGTTTTGTGTGACCAGCTGTTGCATGAACAGTGCAAAACCCAGGCCCGAGGCCGCCGCGAGCCGGCCGCGAGCGGCTCTGGCACGGGCCACGCGGATGCCCGGGGATAGGGTAGTATGGTCTGCGACACGAATATTCGCTGCGCCAGTCATGCAGACTTGGCCAATCCAGCGATAGGGTTCTAGAGTGAAAGTGGCGGGCTTGAGCGGGCTGTCAATGAGATCGGCCGCAGAGGCGGTCGATGCCCGCACCCAAGCGCATTGCCGGGCGAATTGCGGTGTCGTGCGCCGATGGCGAACGCACGGGGCGTGACGGTAGAAAGATTTGAACTGCAAAGTGCAACCGTTGACGCCGTTCGACGGCCGATGCGACATGGTATCCCCCGTTATTCTTGCTGTTATGG
Proteins encoded:
- a CDS encoding ABC transporter permease subunit; its protein translation is MPNGRQAVIGVPFIWLFLFFMLPFFIVLKISFAEADVAIPPYTEILTYLDDKLQIALNMGNYLLLSGDDLYIDAYLGSLKMAFISTLLCLLIGYPMAYAMSTAKKESQTVLLLLIMMPTWTAILIRVYAWMGILSNNGLLNGFLMWTGITSQPIEILNTNLAVYIGIVYSYLPFMILPLFANLVKHDQSLLEAASDLGSSTFNSFWKITVPLSKNGIIAGCMLVFIPVVGEFVIPELLGGPETLMIGRVLWQEFFNNRDWPVASALAVVMLAILIIPIVLFNRSQAKELEGKI
- a CDS encoding polyamine ABC transporter substrate-binding protein, translated to MAISLFRKALLASAGLTLALSTQAAPTVHIYNWSDYIGETTLSDFEKATGIKPIQDVFDSNETLEGKLLAGRTGYDVVVPSNHFLGKQIKAGAFQKLDRSQLPNWQNLDPALMKRLEANDPGNQYAVPYLWGTNGIGYNIDKVKKALGVDHIDSWAVLFEPENIKKLSKCGVAFLDSADEMIPTVLNYMGLDPNSTNPEDYKKVEAKLMAVRPYVTYFNSSKYITDLANGDICVAAGFSGDVFQARARAKEAGKNVNIAYAIPKEGGALWFDMLAIPADSQNVKEAHAYINYILQPEVIAKVSDYVGYANPTPKSIEFMDAKVHSDPTVYPSQAVLDKMYVSTELPPKIQRVMTRSWTKVKTGK
- a CDS encoding polyamine ABC transporter substrate-binding protein yields the protein MKKFGKSLLAVSLLGVVAGVAHADDKILHVYNWSDYIAPDTTKKFEAATGIKVVYDVYDSNETLEAKLLAGKSGYDIVVPSNNFLAKQIKAGVYLELDKSKLSNYGNLNKNLLKAVAVSDPDNKHAFPYLWGTIGIGYNPDKVKAALGDNAPTNSWDLLFKPEYADKLKGCGISFLDSPTEMLPIALKYLGYPTDSQDKKQIEEAKNLYIKNVRKDVAYFHSSKYISDLANGNICVAVGYSGDIFQAKSRAAEAGGKVKINYSIPKEGAGSFYDMVAIPKDAENVEGAYKFMNFLLQPEVMAEISNAVSYPNGNEAATPLVNEDIREDKGIYPPADVQAKLYAIADLPAATQREMTRAWTAIKTGK
- a CDS encoding aspartate aminotransferase family protein, whose translation is MSVTSNPQTRQWQELSSDHHLAPFSDYQQLKEKGPRIITHAKGVHLWDSEGHKILDGMAGLWCVAIGYGRDELADVAARQMRELPYYNLFFQTAHPPVLELAKVVAELAPAGMSHVFFTGSGSEGNDTVLRLVRHYWALKGQPQKKVIISRINGYHGSTVAGASLGGMVGMHEQGDLPIPGIVHIAQPYWFGEGGDMTPEAFGIWAAEELEKKILEVGEANVAAFIAEPIQGAGGVIIPPDSYWPKIKEILAKYDILFVADEVICGFGRTGEWFGSDYYDLQPDLMTIAKGLTSGYIPMGGVIVRDTVVKVISEGGDFNHGFTYSGHPVAAAVALENIRILRDEQIVTRVREETAPYLQKRLRELADHPLVGEVRGLGLLGAIELVRDKATRARYEGLGVGMICRQFCFDNGLIMRAVGDTMIIAPSLVITKAEIDELLDKARKCLDLTLEAVNG
- the potA gene encoding polyamine ABC transporter ATP-binding protein, yielding MAVASSAYKKALEGDRTPKQVLVKIDRVTKKFDETIAVDDVSLEIKKGEIFALLGGSGSGKSTLLRMLAGFERPTEGRIFLDGIDITDMPPYERPINMMFQSYALFPHMTVAQNIAFGLKQDKISSAEIDARVAEMLKLVQMSQYAKRKPHQLSGGQRQRVALARSLAKRPKLLLLDEPMGALDKKLRSQMQLELVEIIERVGVTCVMVTHDQEEAMTMAQRIAIMHLGWIAQIGSPIDIYETPTSRLVCEFIGNVNLFDGEVIEDMEGHALIASPELERSIYVGHGVSTSVQDKRVTYAIRPEKLLVTTTQPAHEYNWSRGKVHDIAYLGGHSVFHVQLPCGKLVQSFVANAERLSARPTWDDEVFVWWEDDSGVVLRS
- a CDS encoding glutamine synthetase family protein, translating into MSANLDQLTDWLKQHKITEVECLISDLTGITRGKISPTNKFIAEKGMRLPESVLLQTVTGDYVEDDIYYELLDPADIDMICRPDENAVFLVPWAIEPTAQVIHDTYDKQGNPIELSPRNVLKKVLKLYTDRGWQPIVAPEMEFYLTKRCDDPDFPLQPPIGRSGRPETGRQSFSIEAANEFDPLFEDVYDWCEAQNLDLDTLIHEDGTAQMEINFRHGNALALADQILVFKRTMREAALKHNVAATFMAKPMTGEPGSAMHLHQSIVDLNTGKNIFANEDGSMSELFLHHIGGLQKFIPELLPLFAPNVNSFRRFLPDTSAPVNVEWGVENRTVGLRVPDAVPQNRRVENRLPGADANPYLAIAASLLCGYIGMVEGLNPSAPVHGRGYERRNLRLPLTIEDALERMENSKTIEKYLGRKFIIGYVAAKRAEHENFKRVISSWEREFLLFAV
- a CDS encoding ABC transporter permease subunit, whose product is MKGFKFSRFMLVVGLLFIYLPMLILVIYSFNASRLVTVWGGWSVSWYTGLLDNTQLITSVGRSLQIAACTAVSAVILGTLAAFVLTRVPHFKGRTLFGGMVTAPLVMPDVITGLSLLLLFVAMAQWIGWPQERGLMTIWIAHTTFCTAYVAVVVSSRLRELDLSIEEAAMDLGARPWKVFLLITIPMIAPSLAAGAMMSFALSLDDLVLASFVSGPGSTTLPMEVFSAVRLGVKPEINAVASLILLVVSTFTFIVWYFTRRSEQQKRKAIQLAIEESAAGGDLKRDSRRDPSQNTA